The DNA region AGCTGCTTCTGCCGGACGTTCTTGCGGTGGAAACCCCCGGCCCCGTACGACTCCCGGCCTGACAGGAAATCGCCCCGGACGTAGGTGAGCGCCACAAGGCTGCCTGCGCGCGCGCAGCCCAGGAAGTCGAGCGTTCTCTCGACTGCGTCGCGGGACAAATATTGTGTGCCGCCCTCCCACAGGAACAGGGTTTTCGTCTGCGGCGCCCAGTCGGCCTCGACCAGCTCCCCGCCGAGGCTGTCCTCGGCCACATCGAGCGGCACAAAGACGATGTGCTCGGGGACTGCGCCGAAGGCCCGGATGAGCGCGGTTCGTTTGAGCGCGACGACACCGGGGAGGTCCACCTCGTAGACTTTGGCCGAGGCGAGGGAGCCGACTCGGTGCGCGAGGGTGTCCAAGCCCGCGCCGAGCTGCACCACCGCTCGCGCTCCGGCCGCGAACGCCCGTTCGGCCGCGTCGTCCGCGTACCGTTTGCGGCAGAGCGTCCAGCCCCATATGCCGGGGATCTGCCGCTCGCTCGCGTTGCGCACGAGCCAGCGCGCCAACCGCATGCCCAGCGCCCGCCGCACGGCCTCCGACAACATCAGGGGAGCGGCCTCGTCACGCAGGAGCGGACGCGGTTCGTGCTGTTCGGCCGCGACGACGATCATGGGCCCCGCCGCGATGCGCATGGCTGTTCCGTCGCTCATGCGCCCATCCTAGGCCCGGGCGGGCGGCCACAGCGCCGCTGCGCGGGCAGATTGTCGGACCCGCTCGCTACTCTGGGGATATGGCTTTCGCGAGAGAGATGGACGAGCACGACCACCCGTTGGGCGCGGTGCCGCCGGGCATGCTCGCCGAAGTCCGCCGCCTCCAGCAGCCTTTCGAGGTGGTGAGCGAGCACCAGCCCGCGGGGGACCAGCCCGCCGCGATCGCGGAGCTGCAGCGCCGGATCGAGGCGGGGGAGCGCGACGTCGTGCTGTTGGGGGCCACCGGCACCGGCAAGTCGGCGACCACGGCGTGGCTCATCGAGCGCCTGCAACGCCCCACCCTGGTCATGGCTCCGAACAAGACGCTCGCCGCGCAGCTGGCCAACGAGTTGCGCGAGATGCTGCCCAAAAACGCCGTCGAGTACTTCGTCTCCTATTACGACTACTACCAACCCGAGGCGTACATCGCGCAGACGGACA from Segniliparus rotundus DSM 44985 includes:
- a CDS encoding class I SAM-dependent methyltransferase; this translates as MSDGTAMRIAAGPMIVVAAEQHEPRPLLRDEAAPLMLSEAVRRALGMRLARWLVRNASERQIPGIWGWTLCRKRYADDAAERAFAAGARAVVQLGAGLDTLAHRVGSLASAKVYEVDLPGVVALKRTALIRAFGAVPEHIVFVPLDVAEDSLGGELVEADWAPQTKTLFLWEGGTQYLSRDAVERTLDFLGCARAGSLVALTYVRGDFLSGRESYGAGGFHRKNVRQKQLWKTGFEPEEIAGALARRGWRIVEDVGSQELAARYVAPSGRKLPLTGLERWALAEKTSLPGL